CTATGTATACAGTAAAGTGGCTAATGTGTTGATATAACAAGGGGAGAACATTACTGGTTTTAAAAGCGACACTTTTCCTTTTACATATTTGGGTTGTCCTGTCACACATCCAAAGAAGAGGAAAGCAGATTATAATGATTTGATCAAGAAAGTCAAGAATAGGCTGCAAACTTGGAAAGGAAGACTGCTATCATTTGGAGGAAAAgctattttaattactaatgtTCTAATGAGCATGCCAAAGACATCTGTTGTCAGCCATCAAACCTCCAAAATGTGTTGTCGATGATCTgcacaaaatattttcaagattCTTCTGGAATAATAGTGAGGAAGGCAGAAGAAGACACTGGTCATCATGGTTGAACTTATGTATGCCAAAAGAGGAAGGAGGAGTAGGCTTTAGATCTTTGTTTGATGTATCTAAATCCTTATGTGCAAAACTTTGGTGGAAATTCAGGACAAGAAATACTTTATGGGCAAACTACATGTGGATCAAATACTGCAAAAGGCACAGTCCTCAGAATGTGCAGTGGAAGGGAGGTTCTCAAGTATGGAAGGCAATGATAGAGGCTAGAGATAATATAGAACAAGAAATATGGTGGGAACCAAGGAATGGAACTGCAAATATATGGTTTGACAACTTGACAAAGCTAGGGGCTCTATATCGCATTATTCCTGATGAATTTGTGATAGATGAGGGTGTTCAAGATGTAAAAGAACTTATGCTGCAGGATGGTTGGAACATAGGAAGACTGCAGCAATTATTCCCCATGGATATTGTGGATCATATATTAGAAGAATTGCACTTTCATGAACCAAAAGAAGAGTGGGATAGGCCAAGATGGATGATGACAACAGTAAATTCACAAAAGAGGGCACCGTACGGGGAACTTCGAGGAGAAAAGCAATCAAGTCAGATGTCTTTAAGAGCATGTGGATATCAGGTGTACCTTTTAAGATATCCTTCTTCTTCTGGAGGTTGTGAAAGTTTAAAATACCAGTTGGAGAGGTAGTAAGAAGGATTGGGATAGATACTGAGGCAATATGTTATTGCTGTGATCATAGGCAATATGAAATTGTGGACACCTTTTTGTTACAGGAAATGTTGCTACAAAAGTttggacttatgttaaaactgTTGTTGGCATCACAACACAGTTTCAACAAGTCAAGCAGGTTCTTCAAGTCTGGTGGAAAGCAAATTGTCCCCCAAAGTTCAGAGCCATATTTAAAGCTATTCCAACGGTTACCATGTGGCAGATATGGAAGTGGAGAAATATAGTCCTACATGGAGGGAAGATGTCCATCTACAAAGTGATTTATGAAATCAACATGATCATATATCAAATATGTAGACTGAGATTTCCATGGCTGAATAACTTACCAAGATGTATACCTTAAATCCTACAAGTCTTTGAAGCATATAGGCCAAGAATTGTGAACAAGATAGTGAAATGGGAATTTCCTATGCCAGGGTGGTTGAAGTGTAATTCTGATGGAGCTTCTAGGGGAAATCCTGGGCCAAGCTCTGTGGccttttatattaaaaatgcAGCAGGTGATTTCCAGTTTGCAGCTGCAAGAAGAATATCAGATGGCTCAAATTTGGTGGCTGAAGCAATGGCACTACATGAGGGTCTTAAGTATTATGTTACACACAGCCTGGTACCAGTGGTGATGGAAACAGACTCTATGACTATGAAGATGATCTTAACTGGACAGTGGGAGGCTCCATGGAGTATATCAATGATCataaatgatatttcaagaCTGAGGAGGGATAAGGAAGTGAGGGTGGAGCATGTTCTGAGAGAAGGAAATGGCCTGGctgattttttaactaactatgcttttgattttgcaggtgatCACCATTTTCATAGTTTCACTTCACTCCTtgtgaaagaaaggaaaaatttaaACATGGAGAAGTCACATATACCATACATGAGGATCAGGAAAGCTAAAGATCATTACATTCCTGGAGATTAATAGCAAATTTGGAGGACAGTAGCAGCAATAAGGCTACATTTCAACACGCCATGAGTAGCAAGATGTACTTGTATGAAAGTGTCTTTGGCAAGATTACAAGAGTGGTATTAGCATATGATCATTATTTTGTAATACTTCTAAAGATTTGTTCATTCAGGAAACTAGAGATAACGGCAAACAAATTGCAATATAAAGCCAAGGAGATAGCAGCTGCAtctgaagaaaaatgaaagaattttACTCCATCCTGGAAGCCTGAATATGCATTCAGTTTGACTTTGAAccatagcacctggtgagagcttgtaGGTGTTTGAGATGGTGTCAAGTCAAGGCCAGAGGATCTGCAGTAGACAAGCTTCTGTATAGTCTTTGGATGTAGTTTACATTTCATTTCTGTTTTTTAGGatctttgtttatttgtttttctattttcatttcTTGTACAGAAAACCTTCTTTTTAATAAAGCACTCCCAAACTTGGTTTGGTGGTTTTcattcaaaaaaacaaaaacaaaaaaaaatagaagacaaccagaattcacacttggacaatttagcatacaactccttcTCTCACAATATTTCAAGAGCGattctcaaatgtttctcatgctcttccttactGCTAGAGTACAttaggatatcatcaatgaacactatgaCGAATGAGTCTAAGTAGGGCTTgaacacactgttcatcaaatccatgaacgcagctggggcatttgtaagcccaaaggacataaccaagaactcatagtgcccatacctgGTCCGAAATGCAGTTTTAGGAACATCCTCtgcccgaatcttcaactgatggtaccCTGACCTTCAGTAAATTTTTGAGAACACCGAAGctccctgtaactgatcaaataagtcatcaatacggggCATACGATACTTGTTTCGgatagttaccttattcagctgacggtagtcaatacacatacgcattaacccatccttcttcttaacaaacaaaGACAGGAGCACCCCACGGAGAGGCACTCGGGCGTATAAACCCTTTACTCAGAAGATCTTGCAATTGCTCTTTTAATTTCGTGAGTTCTgctggtgccatcctataaggtgggatagagataggacgagtccATGGGTCTAAGTCAATTTTgaaatcaatatcacgatccgGTGAAATACCAGGAAAGTCCGTGGGGAACACATTCGCAAACTCGCGTACCACGAGAACCGAATCAAGGGATCGGGTATCTGCACTGCTATCACGGATATGTGCTAGATAAGCTAAAAAGATCCTTCTCTACTAGCTTCCTAGCACGAACAAAGGATATtactttcttagggaggggacaacggttacccttccactcgagTCTGGGTGCCCTGGGCATGGCTACTGTAACAGTCTTAGAATGACAATCAAGTATAGCACAACGcagggacaaccaactcatacccaaaataacatcgaagTCTACTGTGTCTAAGATCATCAAATCTGCCCAAGTACTATACCCTATAAAAGAAATTTCACATGAAGGGCAAACGCTATTGTAACACTTCGTGAATTCAGGTTGGGTCTGAATGTGTATAATGGGTGTAAATGTGATATTCTAACTATATGAATCCTTTCGGGATGAATTTGGGCAAAAGATAGTCGTTATAGAATCAAACCAAGTAGTGAAGTGCGTAAGAGTTCTTAAAATCGCCTAAGTTTTGTTGACCTGTCTTGTAGGCCGATTTCGTGATCCGTTGCGAATTTGGGACAACTTTCacaataaaagttgtagatttttgaaatagctttccaaagGTATATAGTGGAGCTTAAACAGACTTGTGAATAAAAATTTATGGCTGTTTTACTAACGTGCGTTTCACGGGATCATCCTGTGGTTCAATCCTGCGAATCTCAGGATGAACACCAGAAATCACGCCCCTCTGGTACGTTGTGTGGTAGGGCTGCATTTCACACCTCAAACGTGTGATTCACACGATGTGTCACGCGCCTTGATCGACTATAAAAACCCCCAGaacgtgaaattttcttaaaccttcattctaccTCATCTTTGGCTGACTTTTTGAGAAGAAATAACCCTAGGGCTTCCCCAAAGCATATAAgataagttcttgatcaattcctatcATTACTATATCGATAATGTCAATTCACTACTCTtaaacactagttcatcttatcaaaccctagattcttaaaagctaaagaaagagaagaagaaagaaacgttGGAGACTTTGAGATTCCTTCAAAAAGGTATGATCCTTGATGTTTCTGATTTTATTGAAAGGGTTTAGACTAGTGTAGGTTTTCCTAGGGGATTATAATCCATGAATGATTCATGAAGCTTTCAAGAACACGTTCAAGAcaagaaaaccctagtttttctataaAGGGGTTTATGAGTAAAATTAGATTAAAgctctaatctttctcatctaaaaccattgtagtgtgattgttgaaccttgggaaCTCCGTTTTGCTAGATtttagcgggatttgaggtatgtctcttttgaaaaactTCTTTTGAAGTATgactcttttaaaaatcttttttgactatgaaggtgatttgtatgtctcttttgaacatacacttttgactatgaaggtgatttgtgtgtctatatttcaaaaattgtcttttcaagtatgtctaGATTTCCCAAAAATCATTCTTaaagtatgtctacttttcAGAACCCTTCTTTTTGAAGTATGTTACCTTGTGTGGAACGTGTGGATAATTGTTTGTGACTTGAAATCTTCCTTtggaatatgaacatgattataactcttgtttggtggaagttcttttggGATTAAatatgatttcttttagacaaggtcatgcgtgtgtagggtcaagcccgcatcgaaccttatacgaactatactactttgtgaaactcaCTTTTTCCATTATTGGATGgcttaacttatttttctaaaggtaGGACCTTATaattgttttgttgttgaatgggtttcttgaacttgaaattgaataagatatttcaataagattctaaatcggttatgacttgaaatgcctctattttgaaATGATGACTTGAAAAGTGAGATTCGGCTCTGAGACATGATTGATAATTCGGTAATATTCCATGATTTGTACTTTGTatgtgtttgggcctgtatgggcaagctgtgctggtccagaggacgattagcctccgtatcTTCCTAGACTAGAGTATCTATGGCTGTGCTAGTCTGGAGGACGGTTAGCCTCCATTGCTTCCTATCCGagagtatctattgttgtgctagtccagaggacgattagcctccgtatcTTCCTAGAATGGATTATCTATGGCTGTGCTAGtctagaggacgattagcctccgttgaTTCCTAGCCCagagtatctattgctgtgctagtccagaagacgattagcctccgtttctgttacacctcggaaatttccccgaGAGTACAAGAAAAGTTGCGACTCATTCTGCCATTGACGTAAACCGGAAGATCGACCGTAAATCGAAATACGGCCGTAAACTGATCAAACCGCCACATTCCTCAACCAAACTTTCTcgtttttcttaagcttaaatacgtgcatggaggacggaccaTAAAccggaatacggtccgtatagggtgctttacgaccactgttcatcccgacaataattcattaaagatcagatttttgggtttttaaaaggaacttaagctcatttcatttcattcttcttcaagaaacctctagagagttccaaacatttcatccatgagaaacccctagaaatcaaggatcaataacaagaaatcaagagaatcaagtaaaggaaacccattaaaagtcttccaagtcaagaaatcccaagagagagttaaactagggttttgg
This sequence is a window from Lycium ferocissimum isolate CSIRO_LF1 unplaced genomic scaffold, AGI_CSIRO_Lferr_CH_V1 ctg8358, whole genome shotgun sequence. Protein-coding genes within it:
- the LOC132045876 gene encoding uncharacterized protein LOC132045876; the protein is MNENEKISGLPVFPDEYEDFAFCINSCELFDINYKGKVVNQAWSTDFEGDEFISFKLKLKKVKTTLSAWTQAELKNYAHYEEEFWIQKSHMKRFTEGDRNTRFYQQQFSQEVDPLDVDLLQHVPSMVDQDTSNQLVSMLTLEEVKKAVFELSADSAGGPDGMIGIFYQVCCNIVGVDVYNVVKAFFDGKTLPKSITNTNLVLLPKKNNIETFADMRPISLSNFINKVIFRVVQDKLEGLLPSLISPNQSGFVKGRCIIENVLLTQEVVTDIRLRGKPANVVLKLDMAKAYDRVSWSYLIKVLRKMGFAEVFIDMVWRLIANNWYSILLNGQASGFFHSTRGVKQGDPLSPPLFILSAEVLSGALNSLFENKDFKSYGMSKWSASLNHLAYADDTIIFSSADSRSLELIMEVLHDYEHLLSAIKPPKCVVDDLHKIFSRFFWNNSEEGRRRHWSSWLNLCMPKEEGGVGFRSLFDVSKSLCAKLWWKFRTRNTLWANYMWIKYCKRHSPQNVQWKGGSQVWKAMIEARDNIEQEIWWEPRNGTANIWFDNLTKLGALYRIIPDEFVIDEGVQDVKELMLQDGWNIGRLQQLFPMDIVDHILEELHFHEPKEEWDRPRWMMTTVNSQKRAPYGELRGEKQSSQMSLRACGYQVYLLRYPSSSGGNVATKVWTYVKTVVGITTQFQQVKQVLQVWWKANCPPKFRAIFKAIPTVTMWQIWKWRNIVLHGGKMSIYKVIYEINMIIYQICRLRFPWLNNLPRWWLKCNSDGASRGNPGPSSVAFYIKNAAGDFQFAAARRISDGSNLVAEAMALHEGLKYYVTHSLVPVVMETDSMTMKMILTGQWEAPWSISMIINDISRLRRDKEVRVEHVLREGNGLADFLTNYAFDFAGDHHFHSFTSLLVKERKNLNMEKSHIPYMRIRKAKDHYIPGD